In the Gossypium arboreum isolate Shixiya-1 chromosome 10, ASM2569848v2, whole genome shotgun sequence genome, one interval contains:
- the LOC108488820 gene encoding uncharacterized protein LOC108488820: MAIDIKTMATTVAVFGVLSLLFGVIAENKKPAFGNPEIQTSPLRVICNYPSDPTVVLGFLSIASLTTSVVLGYYSVFYPYNSTSVPYYVFLRSIPFFVFFLITMGLSMLGEGMLTWVTITELLHLTNNIHKDMKTTCPTAKTGLFGGAAFMSLNASLFWLICLMLADDVRKDYFVEQGDSKAQVFITDDADDKKQQSHNEEIMY; the protein is encoded by the exons ATGGCGATAGACATAAAAACAATGGCCACTACCGTTGCAGTTTTTGGGGTCTTATCTCTCTTATTTGGAGTAATTGCTGAGAACAAAAAG CCGGCATTTGGAAATCCAGAAATTCAGACATCACCCCTTCGAGTAATTTGCAACTATCCATCGGATCCCACTGTTGTTCTTGGTTTCTTATCCATTGCATCACTCACTACTTCAGTTGTGCTCGGATATTACTCTGTGTTTTATCCTTACAATTCCACATCTGTTCCTTATTATGTCTTCTTACGATCCATCCCTTTCTTCGTCTTTTTCCTCATCACCAT GGGACTGTCGATGTTGGGAGAAGGGATGTTAACATGGGTAACCATCACAGAGCTCCTTCATTTAACTAACAACATTCATAAAGACATGAAGACCACATGTCCCACTGCCAAGACCGGTTTGTTCGGCGGCGCCGCTTTCATGTCCCTTAATGCTTCGCTCTTCTGGTTGATATGTCTCATGCTTGCCGATGATGTCCGAAAAGACTACTTTGTAGAACAAGGCGACAGCAAAGCTCAGGTTTTCATAACAGACGACGCCGATGACAAGAAGCAGCAGTCCCACAATGAAGAAATTATGTATTAG